Genomic window (Nitrospirota bacterium):
AAATATTCCCACTTGGTCCTGTTTAGTTCTATAGACGGCCTTATTTTCTCTTCATAGATCTTCTTCAGCTCATTCGAGGTCTTTGAAACCAGAGAGTCCGCCTCTTCCAGAAAATTCTTCAGGTTGCCGATCAACTCTTCTTCAGATTTTGTTTTTCTGCCGAACTTCACCAAGGAAAGAGGGACAGACCTGTAGATCAATGCCCCCGCTATCCCGCTGATAAAGGTAAGACAATATATGATCGCAAGAAAAATACTGAAAGTCCCGGTAAGCCGGAAGCCGGAATGCATGAGCAGGAGCGACAGGCTTATGATGCCTATATAAATGTGTGACTGCAGCCATGCCTGCTGGGAACCGACCCTGTAACTGTAAATACTTTTTCTGAAGATATACAAGGTGAGCGCCAGTAACAGTAATAAGCAAAGAAAACCGTAACCCAGCACAAAATAAGACCTGTTGACCGGGTATATGACGCGAGTGTATAAATAATAACTTATGGAAAGCAATGTCATTATTATCAGGAATACAAGCGGCCATCTGCTTCTCAGATTATTTTTCATATCTTAATTCAGGGTTATGACATCCGTAAAGAAATTTAAAGTATTTATCTTCCGCGCCGCGCCGGTCGGGCAGTTGTAAACACATCCCATGAAAGGATGTTCACGGCACATGTCGCATTTAACGACCATTCTTTTTGGTTTTCGTTTCTTATCAGGTTCCTGCTCTATCTGCCCGTTGTCCCTTCTCCTGAAATAACGGCTGAGGAATCCTTCATCATGCCTGTTTCTACCGGTATCCGGCAAAGTTACGACGGATATGTTCCCGTACGGGCAGTTTCTGGCACATATCCCGCATGCGATACAGGACTTATTGTGATATATCTCACCCTCAAAACCTCTGTTGATAGCGCCTGTCGGGCATTTGATCATGCATGAGGGATTTTCACAATGCCTGCATGATGAGGCTATAAGCAGGTTGTTGTTAAGTGGTATCCCCTTTCTTACCAGCCGTGTATGGCCGTTGTGAAGCACGCCGCATGCCTTGAGGCAATTGTCACAATTAATACATTTTGTGATATCAATAACCAGTATCTCTTTCGACTGAACAATTCCCATGTCGATAACAGAGCGCAAGGTGTTCTCCATATGTTCATCCTCGCGCATCTGCACATTCTTCTGTTTTATCTTTTCAATGCTGGCTTCCAGACTTGTTTTAACCCTTGGATGCAGTTCAATTATGTGTTGAAAATCAGCCCGCGATACCTTGATAAGTTCAGTCCGGCTGATAGCAGTAATGGTAGCCATCCTCTTCTCATTCTCATTTACCAGGGCCATTTCACCGAGATAATGCCCTGCCTTGAGATAGGCCAGCACCCTTTTTCTTCCGTCAGTCCCCGTCTCCGTGATCTTGACCAATCCATACCTGACGACATAAAAGGCATCTGCTTCATCTCCCTGATGAAAAACAGCCTCACCGCTGTTATAGGTATGAAGAGTTGCTTTATCGATCAGCTCTTCAATTATGTCTTTGGGCAATCCCATAAAGATCGGAATAGAGGGAAGCTGGGAAGCAAGAACACGCTCACAATATAGAGCATCTATCCTGCTTTTGATCAGAGGGAATTTATCAAAAAGATTTAATAACGTCTCTTTAGGGATTACAAGAACCTCCGTACGTTTTAAAGGCACAACATCAGCTGTTCTGACATATCCGGAAAGTGCGGCTATCTCTCCAAAGATATCCCCTTCCTTTAATATTATTTCACCAAAAGTATTGGCAGGACTTAACTCAACCCTTACCTGGCCTGAGAGAATGACACAGCAATCTTCACCATAATCTCCGTAGTTATAGATCTTTTCTCCATGCTTGAAAACCTCTACGGTGCAGGTATTCAGTAAAGGCAGGAGTTCGTCGTTATTGACCCCTGAAAACAGAGGGGTCTCCGAGATATGCTCTTTCAGGATTATTTCCACTTGACTATGCCTCTAATGATATATTCTTCATAGATAATAAAGAATACAATTATAAATAATTAACCCCAAAAAAGTATATCCCGGCAACCATAAGATATATGTCCGGATCTCAGGATTTTCTCACATGAATATTCTGTTGCCGATATGGATTCTTCTCCCGAAGCAACAAGCGGGACGGGGGAAAAAGGACTAAATACTATTTATATACTCCAGGCAGACATCTTTATCTGCGAGATTCTCAAGAAACAGGTCAGCCCCCGCCTCTTCCAGATCAGCTTTGCTGTACGGCCCTGTAGCGACTCCGATCGAATGAGCATTGTATATCTTGGCGCACATCACATCACGCGGGGTATCGCCGATGACAACGCATTTTTCATATGTGGTATTTATCCCGATCTGTGAGAACTTTTTAACGGCTATCGGCAGGAGCATATTGCGGTCTTCATGGTCGCTGCCGAACGCGCCGTCAGAGAAATACTTCCTGAGGTCAAACGAGGCTAACTTTATATCCGCGCCTGCCTCAAGGTTTCCTGTCAGAAGCCCGATAGGAACCGCATCCCAGGTAAGCGTATCAAGTATCTCAAGCACACCGGGCTTTACATGCTTCCACGGGTTATTGATCTCAAGGGAAAGGTGATCGAGGTATTTATACATAAGCACCTCAACCTCTCCGCTGTCGCTTAAGAGCCCGTGCGTCATCAGCCCTTCTTTCATTATCTGGATATCGGTCATGCCCGCCATCTTCATATCCCTGAAGGCGTCCCTGATTCCGAAGAGCTCATGGAACGCGCTGTTAAGCGCCCTGCTCCCGGCCTTGCCGGAATCTATAAGCGTCTCGTCAATGTCAAAGAGGACAAGTTTATTGCTCATTGTTTTTTATATTAGAACAGACCTTAATTAACATGCAATTATTGAAGAATTTCAATTAGAAAGTCTATAATCAAAAAACCATTTCAAAGGAGCTATAAATGATCAAGGTCGGAATCATCGGAGGCTCGGGGCTTGATAACCCTGATATCCTCAAAGACGCAAAAGAGATAAAGGTTGCAACACCATACGGCGCGCCGACATCTCCTCTCACTATCGGCTCGATAAGCGGGATTGATGTGGCTATCATCGCAAGGCACGGCAAAGACCACTCGATATACCCGTCAAAGGTAAATTTCAGGGCGAATATCTGGGCGCTCAAAGAACAGGAATGCACGCATATACTCGCGTCCACGGCGGTCGGCTCTTTAAGAAAAGAGATCGCGCCGGGGCATCTTGTATTCCCGAGCCAGTTCATAGACCATACCAGAAAGAGAGAGGCCACATTCTTTGATGAGGATGTTGTGGTGCATACCCCGATGGCAGAGCCTTTCTGCCAAAACCTCATCAACCTGCTCTCTTCATCTGCAAAAGAGATGGGGCTTCCCTTTCATGCCAACAAGACGGTCATAACGATCGAAGGGCCGAGGTTCTCCACAAAGGCTGAAAGCCATATGTTCAGAAGCTGGAACGCTGATGTGATAAACATGAGCACAGTGCCTGAGGCCAATCTCGCGAGGGAGAAGAAGATGCATTACGCTGCCATCGCAATGTCCACCGATTATGACTGCTGGCACGAAGAAGAAGAGCCGGTCACATGGGAGATGATACTTGAAACGATGAAGAAGAACGCGGGCAATGTAATAAAACTGTTTCTTAAGGCCATACCAAAGATCACTGAATACGATGATACCTGCCATCAATAATTAAAATATAAAGGAGATCATTATGCCAATCAAATCAAAGATCAGGACCATACCGGACCATCCCAAAAAAGGAATAATGTTCAGGGACATCACCACCCTTATCAAAGATCCGGTCGGCTTCAGGCTGGTCATCGATGCCCTGACCCAGAGATACATTACAAAAGATATGGATTTCGACGTTATTGTCGGCATCGAGGCAAGGGGTTTTATTATCGGGGGGGCATTATCATATACGCTCGGGAAAGGCTTTGTGCCTGTCAGAAAGATCGGCAAGCTTCCGGCTGAAGTAGTCAGGCATGAATACGAGCTTGAGTACGGCACAGACACTGTTGAGATACATAAAGACGCAATAGTGAAAGGCGCAAAGGTGATTCTGGTCGACGACCTCCTTGCAACAGGCGGGACAGCGCTGGCTGCCGCAACCCTTATAGAAAAGCTCGGAGGCATAGTGTCTGAGATGGCGTTTATCGTGAACCTTCCTGATGTTGGCGGCGAAAAGAGGCTGACAGGCAAGGGGTATAAAGTGCACTGTCTTACTGAGTTTGAAGGGGACTAAAACACCCGTCATTCCGCGTCCGGACGGTTCATTTATTTACATATTTATCAATGTCCTATGTATAATATTGTCAAATATCATCATGGGTATCATTACTGAAAACAGGCGTTCAAAAAGAGTCAATTTAAGCCTTTTTGCCGAGCTTACACTTGCTGAAAAAAGCTTAAACGGCTTTATTGAAAACATCTCTGAGCACGGCATCATGCAAAGGGTCTTTTCCGATGTGGAAGTGCATGGGTTTACTCCGGGGAACGATGTCAATGTGAATTTCATGCTCCCGTCAGATGATACCATTGACCTGAAATGCAGCATAAAGTGGTTGAATATGAATTCTCAGCAATTTTCAGAGATCATATACAATGTAGGAATGGAGATCATTGAACCTCCGAACGCGTATCTGAAATTTGTTCATGATCTGTATAAGCATTGCTAAGGCCTGATCTCTTTATCCATTAATAATTACCACTCTTCCCATTAGTATCTGTAATTTCTCCCAAGACTTAAGACCGCAGATATCCCGTTAAATCAATACTACTATTTTGTTTTGTGACTTACAATAATGTTTGTTAATTAACATTATTGTATTCAAGCCCAAACGTCTTCCCTTTAAAATCAGTGTGTTGCAAACTGGCATACTTTTAGCATTATTCAGGGTACGAAGTATAACAGCAAGCTTCAGAAAAACACCAATACAAATAAAAAGGAGAAGAAAGATGAGACAGATTGCGATTTATGGAAAAGGCGGGATAGGCAAATCAACTACAACACAGAACCTGGTCGCGGCTCTTGCCGAGGCAGGCCGCAAATGCATGATCATAGGCTGTGACCCGAAGGCGGACTCCACGCGGCTTATTCTCAACCGCAAGGCACAGAACACTGTCATGGACATGGCTCGCGAAAAGGGTACGGTGGAAGATCTCGAACTTGAAGAGGTGCTGCTGCACGGGTTCAAGGGCATCAAGTGCGCCGAGTCCGGCGGGCCTGAACCGGGCGTGGGCTGCGCGGGCCGGGGCGTTATCACAGCCATAAATTTTCTCGAAGAGAACGGCGCGTACGGCGATGACACGGAATTTGTTTTCTACGACGTTCTCGGCGACGTTGTCTGCGGCGGGTTTGCCATGCCGATCAGAGAAGGCAAGGCGAAGGAGATATACATAGTGACCTCAGGAGAGATGATGGCTATGTACGCCGCAAACAATATTTCACGCGGAGTTCTCAAGTATGCGCAGAGCGGCGGCGTGCGGCTTGG
Coding sequences:
- a CDS encoding cyclic nucleotide-binding domain-containing protein is translated as MEIILKEHISETPLFSGVNNDELLPLLNTCTVEVFKHGEKIYNYGDYGEDCCVILSGQVRVELSPANTFGEIILKEGDIFGEIAALSGYVRTADVVPLKRTEVLVIPKETLLNLFDKFPLIKSRIDALYCERVLASQLPSIPIFMGLPKDIIEELIDKATLHTYNSGEAVFHQGDEADAFYVVRYGLVKITETGTDGRKRVLAYLKAGHYLGEMALVNENEKRMATITAISRTELIKVSRADFQHIIELHPRVKTSLEASIEKIKQKNVQMREDEHMENTLRSVIDMGIVQSKEILVIDITKCINCDNCLKACGVLHNGHTRLVRKGIPLNNNLLIASSCRHCENPSCMIKCPTGAINRGFEGEIYHNKSCIACGICARNCPYGNISVVTLPDTGRNRHDEGFLSRYFRRRDNGQIEQEPDKKRKPKRMVVKCDMCREHPFMGCVYNCPTGAARKINTLNFFTDVITLN
- a CDS encoding HAD family hydrolase, whose translation is MSNKLVLFDIDETLIDSGKAGSRALNSAFHELFGIRDAFRDMKMAGMTDIQIMKEGLMTHGLLSDSGEVEVLMYKYLDHLSLEINNPWKHVKPGVLEILDTLTWDAVPIGLLTGNLEAGADIKLASFDLRKYFSDGAFGSDHEDRNMLLPIAVKKFSQIGINTTYEKCVVIGDTPRDVMCAKIYNAHSIGVATGPYSKADLEEAGADLFLENLADKDVCLEYINSI
- the mtnP gene encoding S-methyl-5'-thioadenosine phosphorylase, which gives rise to MIKVGIIGGSGLDNPDILKDAKEIKVATPYGAPTSPLTIGSISGIDVAIIARHGKDHSIYPSKVNFRANIWALKEQECTHILASTAVGSLRKEIAPGHLVFPSQFIDHTRKREATFFDEDVVVHTPMAEPFCQNLINLLSSSAKEMGLPFHANKTVITIEGPRFSTKAESHMFRSWNADVINMSTVPEANLAREKKMHYAAIAMSTDYDCWHEEEEPVTWEMILETMKKNAGNVIKLFLKAIPKITEYDDTCHQ
- a CDS encoding adenine phosphoribosyltransferase, with translation MPIKSKIRTIPDHPKKGIMFRDITTLIKDPVGFRLVIDALTQRYITKDMDFDVIVGIEARGFIIGGALSYTLGKGFVPVRKIGKLPAEVVRHEYELEYGTDTVEIHKDAIVKGAKVILVDDLLATGGTALAAATLIEKLGGIVSEMAFIVNLPDVGGEKRLTGKGYKVHCLTEFEGD
- a CDS encoding PilZ domain-containing protein; the protein is MGIITENRRSKRVNLSLFAELTLAEKSLNGFIENISEHGIMQRVFSDVEVHGFTPGNDVNVNFMLPSDDTIDLKCSIKWLNMNSQQFSEIIYNVGMEIIEPPNAYLKFVHDLYKHC
- the nifH gene encoding nitrogenase iron protein; translation: MRQIAIYGKGGIGKSTTTQNLVAALAEAGRKCMIIGCDPKADSTRLILNRKAQNTVMDMAREKGTVEDLELEEVLLHGFKGIKCAESGGPEPGVGCAGRGVITAINFLEENGAYGDDTEFVFYDVLGDVVCGGFAMPIREGKAKEIYIVTSGEMMAMYAANNISRGVLKYAQSGGVRLGGLICNSRKTDKEFELISELAAKLGTQMIHFVPRDNEVQRAELRKKTVIDYAPDHPQADEYRELARKIADNKNFVIPTPITMDELERLLMDFGIMESEEAAA